The DNA segment CCGCCACGACCGCCATGAGCGCGATGCCCGGGATGGATCACACCGCGCGGAACACGACCGTGCAGCACATGACCGCTCGGCACATGGCCACGCACCGCGTGACCGGGCACCGCGTCACCGGGCAGGACATGGCCGTCGTGGCCCTGTCCTCCGCCATGAGCCATGACATCGGCGGCGCCTGTTCCGGCGCCGGCATGCAGCACTGCACCTCCGGTGCCGTCGGCTCGCCGCAGTGGCTCGATCCGCCGGCCGTGCCCACGCACACCGTCCAGGCCGTTCCGCCGCGGGGCGTCCTCGCCGGGCGCGGGCTGCCGGGCAACCCGTACCGCGCGCCGCCCGACCTCTCCGTCCTCTCCCGACTGCTGATCTAGGCCGCCCCCGCGCGGCCCGTTCCCCCGTACCCCGTGGGGGCGATGCCGCATGCGCGCAGGTCAACGGCATCTCGAGAAGAGGCATCGCACATGGACAGCATCAACCGTCGTACCGCCCTGCTGGCCGGTCTCGCCGTCGCCGGGACAGGAGCACTCGCCGCGTGCGGCGGCTCCGGGTCCACGCCGGCCCTGGTGAGCCCCGACAGCAAGGTGGTCGCGACCACCGAGAGGAAGCGCAAGGGCACCGGCAAGGTGCGGGAGGTGAACTTGACCGCGGCGCCGGCCGTGCTCGACCTCGGCGGCAAGGTGACGGCGAAGAGCTGGGCCTACGGCGGCCGGACCCCGGGCAAGGAGATCCGGCTCTCGGCCGGTGACACCCTCGCGGCCGAACTCTCCAACCAGCTCCCGGACCGGACCACGACCTCCGTCCACTGGCACGGCATCGCCCTGCGCGCCGACATGGACGGCGTGCCCCCGGCCACCCAGGACGCGGTACGCGCCGGCCGCAACTTCACCTACCGCTTCCTCGCCGACACCCCCGGCACCTACTTCTTCCACCCCCACGTCGGCGTCCAGCTCGACCGGGGACTGCACGCCCCGCTGATCGTGGAGGACCCGAGGGAACCGCTGTCGTACGACGACGAGTGGGTCGTCGTCCTGGACGACTGGGTCGACGGTGTCACCGGCACCCCCGACCAGGTCCTCGCCGAACTGAGCCACGGCATGGGCGACATGGGCGACATGGACATGGGCGACTCGGGCCACGGTGGCCCGGGCCGCGGCGGTTCCTCCAGCCATGACATGGGCGACATGGGCGGGATGGACATGAGCGGGGGCGGCGCGGGCGCGGGCGGCGAGGCGTCGTCGTCCGGCTCGATGAAGTTCATGCTCATGGGCGCCCGCAGCGGCCTGCTCGGCGGCGACGCCGGCGACGTCAAGTACCCGTACCACCTGGTCAACGGCCGGGTGCCGGCCGACCCCGACGTCTACACCGGCAAGCCGGGCCAGCGGGTGCGGCTGCGCCTCGTCAACGCCGGCGGCGACACGGCGTACCGCGTCGCGCTCGGCGGCCACAAGCTGACCATCACCCACACGGACGGCTTCCCGGTCGCCCATCGGCAGGTGGACGCGCTGCTGGTGGGCATGGGGGAGCGGTACGACGTCCTCGTCACGCTCGCCGACGGGGTCTTCCCGCTGGTCGCCCTCGCCGAGGGCAAGGACGCGAGCGGTCTGGCGCTGGTGCGCACCGGGTCCGGCGC comes from the Streptomyces sp. SUK 48 genome and includes:
- a CDS encoding multicopper oxidase family protein, coding for MDSINRRTALLAGLAVAGTGALAACGGSGSTPALVSPDSKVVATTERKRKGTGKVREVNLTAAPAVLDLGGKVTAKSWAYGGRTPGKEIRLSAGDTLAAELSNQLPDRTTTSVHWHGIALRADMDGVPPATQDAVRAGRNFTYRFLADTPGTYFFHPHVGVQLDRGLHAPLIVEDPREPLSYDDEWVVVLDDWVDGVTGTPDQVLAELSHGMGDMGDMDMGDSGHGGPGRGGSSSHDMGDMGGMDMSGGGAGAGGEASSSGSMKFMLMGARSGLLGGDAGDVKYPYHLVNGRVPADPDVYTGKPGQRVRLRLVNAGGDTAYRVALGGHKLTITHTDGFPVAHRQVDALLVGMGERYDVLVTLADGVFPLVALAEGKDASGLALVRTGSGAAPKATVRPGELNGMIMNAAGLKAADEVRLDTRRTDRVHRIELTGGMAGYDWGINGRRYDMKHPAADPVLVEQGQRVRLDFVNKTGMWHPMHLHGHTYQLGTGGPRKDTTIVLPGRTVSVYFDADNPGQWMLHCHNAYHGEAGMMALLAYQA